In the genome of Desulfobacterales bacterium, one region contains:
- a CDS encoding iron-containing alcohol dehydrogenase, whose translation MMNIYKISVPEIFFGRGSLKYAGITARRLGAEKILFVSDSGLEKTGWLDLIFEILERENLKWIKFTTVVPNPRDLDIEEGARLYRQEGCDVVMSLGGGSPMDTAKGIALLTSNGGCIRDYEGANRIQSPLPPMIFLPSTAGGGSDISQFAIITDAKRNIKMSIISRTLVPNISIVDPILLMTNSEGLIITSAIDALAHAIESYVSLLASPLTEVRSLKAIDLILKHLPLALKYRQLDDLENLAIASTSAAIAFSNASLGMEHAIAHSLGGMLDVVHGLIHPILLAPVMRYNLPVCVNKIAKFGEIILGKRLQTDESTAHAGIEKLEKFCASLNVTTRLRDIVSDRETLPLVCQMAMYDSCLLTNPRPATWEQMLQICEEVW comes from the coding sequence ATGATGAATATCTACAAAATCTCTGTTCCGGAAATTTTTTTCGGCCGCGGCAGTTTGAAATATGCCGGCATAACCGCACGGCGACTGGGTGCAGAAAAAATATTATTTGTCAGTGACAGCGGACTGGAAAAAACCGGATGGCTCGACCTGATCTTTGAAATACTTGAAAGAGAAAATCTGAAGTGGATCAAATTCACGACCGTTGTCCCCAATCCCAGAGATCTTGATATTGAGGAAGGTGCTCGATTATACCGGCAGGAGGGTTGCGATGTGGTCATGTCGCTGGGGGGTGGCAGTCCTATGGACACGGCAAAGGGAATCGCGCTTCTTACAAGCAATGGAGGCTGTATCAGAGACTATGAAGGTGCAAACCGCATTCAGAGCCCTCTGCCGCCCATGATTTTTCTTCCCTCCACCGCCGGAGGGGGATCGGATATCTCCCAGTTTGCTATCATCACGGACGCAAAACGCAATATCAAAATGTCGATTATCAGCCGGACCTTGGTGCCCAACATATCCATCGTCGATCCGATTCTTCTGATGACAAACTCGGAAGGTCTGATCATAACATCGGCTATCGACGCCCTGGCACATGCCATTGAATCATATGTATCCCTTCTGGCAAGCCCCCTTACGGAAGTCAGGTCCCTGAAAGCCATTGATCTTATTTTAAAGCATCTGCCATTGGCATTAAAATACCGCCAGCTGGATGATCTGGAAAATTTAGCCATAGCGAGCACATCAGCGGCCATTGCCTTCAGCAATGCCAGTCTGGGAATGGAGCATGCCATTGCACACTCTTTAGGCGGCATGCTGGATGTGGTCCACGGTTTGATTCATCCCATTCTGCTGGCGCCGGTCATGCGTTATAACCTGCCGGTCTGTGTGAATAAAATTGCAAAATTCGGGGAAATCATCCTGGGCAAACGCCTTCAAACCGATGAATCGACCGCTCACGCAGGGATTGAGAAACTCGAAAAATTTTGCGCTTCTCTGAACGTCACAACCCGGTTAAGAGACATTGTATCGGATCGCGAGACATTGCCTCTGGTATGCCAGATGGCAATGTATGATTCATGCCTGCTGACCAACCCGCGGCCGGCTACCTGGGAACAGATGCTCCAAATCTGCGAAGAGGTCTGGTAA
- a CDS encoding NAD(P)H-dependent oxidoreductase subunit E, translated as MKNDINLEQYADDSSAIIQAMQDIQNTYNYISKDNLKKISQSTGVPYSYAYAIATFYKAFSLVEKGRYIIKVCEGTACHLKLSENISDEIQSYLGIGVDETTDDKLFTLETVNCIGACAMAPAMSINEKIYGHLTRKKVRDIIDRLREAQ; from the coding sequence ATGAAAAATGATATAAATCTGGAACAATACGCTGATGATTCATCTGCAATTATTCAGGCGATGCAGGATATACAGAATACATACAACTATATATCAAAAGACAATCTTAAAAAAATCAGTCAGTCGACGGGGGTACCGTATTCTTATGCGTATGCGATCGCTACGTTTTATAAAGCATTTTCACTGGTAGAAAAGGGCAGGTATATCATTAAGGTCTGCGAAGGGACCGCCTGCCATTTAAAACTATCAGAAAATATATCGGATGAGATCCAAAGTTATCTGGGGATAGGGGTTGATGAAACAACCGATGATAAACTCTTTACCCTTGAAACAGTTAATTGCATCGGGGCTTGTGCAATGGCGCCTGCAATGTCGATCAATGAAAAAATTTACGGGCATTTGACACGCAAAAAAGTCAGAGATATCATTGACAGACTTCGGGAGGCGCAATGA
- a CDS encoding 4Fe-4S dicluster domain-containing protein produces MQNVLLLQPEKCIDCRSCQLACTLKHYGNFSLAKSRIEVLSSPMKFSVPLTCLQCDDPACAKVCVVDALVRNPETGLVEYNAEKCIGCRMCVTACPFGNISYDRALKTVIKCDTCHGDPECAKFCPTGAIQWIKADLETLDRKKAMSAKFEQVFGKEA; encoded by the coding sequence ATGCAAAATGTACTGCTGCTTCAACCTGAAAAATGCATCGATTGTCGTTCATGTCAGCTGGCATGCACTTTGAAACATTATGGAAACTTTAGCCTGGCAAAATCCAGAATTGAGGTGCTGTCTTCGCCAATGAAATTTTCGGTTCCGTTGACTTGTCTTCAGTGTGATGATCCGGCTTGTGCCAAAGTCTGTGTTGTCGACGCTCTGGTTAGAAATCCGGAAACCGGTCTTGTTGAGTATAATGCTGAAAAATGCATCGGCTGTAGAATGTGCGTGACGGCTTGTCCGTTCGGCAATATCTCATATGACAGAGCATTAAAAACGGTCATTAAATGTGATACCTGCCATGGTGATCCGGAATGTGCCAAATTTTGTCCGACCGGTGCGATTCAATGGATAAAAGCCGATCTGGAAACCCTGGACAGAAAAAAGGCTATGTCAGCAAAATTTGAACAGGTATTCGGAAAGGAGGCATAA
- a CDS encoding aldehyde ferredoxin oxidoreductase family protein, protein MYGWIGKILRVNLSDGRIQTENLNKQWAKDYLGARGLGTRYFVAEVDPEVDPLSSENKLIFASGPMTGGLGASTGRYEVVTKGPLTGAIAAANSGGMFGVMMKYAGYDMVIFEGVSEKPVYLFIDDDKVEIRDASHIWGKTSGETTDALLLETDPMAKVACIGPTGEKLIRFASIMNEKDRAAGRSGVGAVMGSKKLKAVVVKGTGAVTPADPVKVRSVALSIRKMMAENPVCGEGLPTFGSNILMNIINASGALPTRNFQESYFPEADHISSETMNKQQLVRKRGCFGCTIACGRVTQVTHPKYAGFGEGPEYETAWAFGAQCGVDNLDAVIKANFICNEQGFDTITMGSTIGCAMELYQKGYLTKEEAGMEINFGDPDVVIKLVEMTAKREGFGDKLAEGSYRLAESYGHPELSMTVKKQEIPAYDPRAIQGIGLTYATANCGAAHVRGYLISPEILGLPEKLDQHEIEGKDVWCKIFQDLTAAVDSAGLCLFTTFALGGQQIADQLAAMTGIDYTVESVLQCGERINNLERLFNMKAGFTKADDTLPPRLLNDPVVAGPAKGRVSRLDEMLPKYYATRGWDEDGVPLAEKLQELGLDKISFIK, encoded by the coding sequence ATGTACGGATGGATAGGAAAGATACTGCGCGTAAACTTGTCTGATGGCAGAATTCAAACCGAGAACCTCAATAAACAGTGGGCAAAAGATTACTTGGGCGCCAGAGGTCTTGGAACAAGATATTTTGTCGCTGAGGTCGATCCGGAAGTTGATCCGTTGTCTTCCGAAAACAAGCTTATCTTTGCAAGCGGTCCGATGACAGGGGGGCTCGGTGCATCAACCGGCCGTTATGAAGTGGTAACCAAAGGGCCTCTTACCGGCGCGATCGCTGCGGCCAATTCCGGCGGCATGTTCGGTGTCATGATGAAATATGCCGGTTATGATATGGTTATTTTTGAAGGGGTTTCCGAAAAACCGGTTTACCTGTTTATTGATGATGACAAAGTGGAAATTCGAGATGCATCCCATATCTGGGGTAAAACCTCCGGTGAAACAACCGATGCCCTGCTACTTGAAACGGATCCGATGGCCAAGGTCGCCTGTATCGGTCCTACGGGTGAAAAACTGATCCGGTTTGCCTCGATTATGAATGAAAAAGATCGTGCAGCCGGCAGATCCGGCGTGGGTGCGGTCATGGGCTCTAAAAAATTAAAAGCGGTCGTTGTAAAGGGAACCGGCGCTGTAACGCCGGCGGATCCGGTAAAAGTCAGATCGGTTGCATTGAGCATCAGAAAAATGATGGCGGAAAATCCCGTGTGCGGAGAAGGCCTTCCGACGTTTGGCTCTAATATACTCATGAATATCATTAATGCCAGCGGTGCGCTTCCGACGCGTAATTTTCAGGAGTCCTATTTCCCCGAGGCAGATCATATCAGCAGTGAAACCATGAATAAGCAGCAGCTCGTCCGCAAACGGGGATGTTTTGGATGCACCATTGCCTGCGGCAGGGTCACTCAGGTAACCCATCCAAAATATGCAGGATTTGGCGAAGGGCCTGAATATGAAACTGCATGGGCCTTTGGTGCACAGTGCGGGGTGGATAATCTTGATGCCGTTATCAAGGCCAATTTTATCTGCAATGAACAGGGCTTTGATACCATTACCATGGGGTCCACGATCGGTTGTGCCATGGAGCTGTATCAAAAAGGCTATCTCACCAAAGAAGAAGCCGGCATGGAAATCAACTTCGGCGATCCGGATGTCGTTATTAAATTGGTTGAAATGACTGCCAAACGCGAAGGCTTTGGTGATAAACTGGCCGAAGGCTCTTACCGCCTTGCCGAATCCTACGGGCATCCGGAATTGTCTATGACGGTGAAAAAACAGGAAATCCCGGCTTACGATCCCCGCGCCATTCAGGGCATCGGACTTACCTATGCAACGGCAAATTGCGGCGCAGCCCATGTCCGGGGATACCTGATTTCTCCTGAAATTCTCGGTCTGCCTGAAAAACTGGATCAGCATGAAATAGAAGGCAAAGACGTGTGGTGTAAAATATTTCAGGATCTGACCGCAGCAGTTGATTCGGCCGGGTTATGCCTGTTTACTACATTTGCCCTGGGGGGTCAGCAAATAGCGGATCAGCTGGCGGCCATGACCGGAATTGACTATACCGTAGAGTCGGTCCTGCAGTGCGGCGAGCGGATTAACAACCTGGAGCGATTGTTCAACATGAAGGCCGGTTTTACAAAGGCAGACGACACGTTGCCTCCAAGGTTGCTCAATGATCCTGTTGTCGCAGGCCCGGCTAAGGGCCGGGTCAGCCGATTGGATGAAATGCTGCCGAAATATTATGCGACCCGGGGCTGGGATGAAGATGGGGTGCCATTGGCCGAAAAACTTCAGGAGCTGGGTCTGGACAAAATTTCATTCATTAAATAA
- a CDS encoding 2Fe-2S iron-sulfur cluster-binding protein: protein MIDIYINDNKFKAEKDAKLIEVCREHNIYIPSLCYHPALPEYGGCRLCLVELRKGDWSKLVASCAYPIRKTEYFYTDTEKVKKSRMMSAQLLLARAPEAKPVIENILREPVENRFEPIGAKNKKCVLCGLCYRACHEQGTAAIYTTGRGADKVVETPYREANEDCIGCFTCSNICPTGAIKEKMQSDTRSLWHQSFDLLRCPICGRQHITKGMVAYEMEKTGLHVIDLLICPRCRQQKLGRDMLSGFTPDKSLLRSNPEYLHCPVCGDVHITRPIVDYIVENTGLPEIEILVCPTCREGRIGSDRSVTGILTPKKSEDKDTKKTGPLHCPVCGEEHITSKVFKFVRKKTGFSDVDILICPKCRLKKLSRGMLTGFSAEKQFLEKL, encoded by the coding sequence ATGATAGATATTTATATCAATGATAATAAATTCAAAGCCGAAAAAGATGCCAAACTGATTGAGGTGTGCAGAGAACATAATATTTATATCCCCTCGCTGTGTTATCATCCGGCATTGCCCGAATATGGGGGGTGCAGGCTGTGCCTGGTGGAGCTTAGAAAAGGGGACTGGTCAAAACTGGTTGCTTCCTGTGCCTATCCGATTCGTAAGACGGAATATTTTTATACGGATACGGAAAAGGTGAAAAAATCCAGAATGATGTCGGCACAGTTATTACTGGCCAGGGCCCCGGAGGCTAAGCCGGTGATAGAGAATATCCTGCGTGAACCCGTTGAAAATCGATTTGAACCGATCGGAGCGAAAAATAAAAAATGTGTTTTGTGCGGGTTATGTTACAGAGCCTGCCATGAACAGGGGACTGCCGCTATATATACTACGGGTCGCGGGGCAGACAAGGTGGTAGAAACCCCGTACAGGGAAGCCAATGAGGATTGTATCGGGTGCTTTACCTGCAGCAATATATGTCCGACAGGTGCGATCAAGGAAAAAATGCAATCTGATACTCGTTCACTCTGGCATCAGAGCTTTGACCTTCTCAGGTGTCCCATCTGTGGCCGGCAACATATAACAAAGGGTATGGTTGCCTATGAAATGGAAAAAACCGGGCTCCATGTCATTGATCTGCTCATTTGCCCCAGGTGCCGTCAGCAGAAACTGGGCAGGGATATGTTGTCCGGCTTTACACCAGATAAATCCCTGCTTCGATCCAATCCCGAATATCTGCATTGTCCGGTATGTGGAGATGTTCATATTACCCGGCCGATTGTGGATTATATTGTCGAAAATACCGGCCTGCCGGAAATAGAAATCCTGGTGTGTCCCACATGCCGTGAAGGCAGAATCGGATCTGATCGTTCGGTAACCGGCATTCTCACGCCAAAAAAATCTGAAGACAAGGATACGAAAAAAACCGGGCCGCTGCATTGTCCGGTATGTGGGGAAGAGCATATTACCTCGAAGGTATTTAAATTCGTCCGGAAAAAGACCGGATTTTCCGATGTGGATATACTGATCTGTCCGAAATGCCGACTGAAAAAATTAAGCCGTGGCATGCTGACCGGATTCAGCGCTGAAAAGCAGTTTCTTGAAAAGCTTTAA
- a CDS encoding NADH-ubiquinone oxidoreductase-F iron-sulfur binding region domain-containing protein has protein sequence MKIKFLVCGDVGCLGNGSQEIYERFQNHKQDWFEIKLTGCQGFCAAGPVIQVQPGDIFYQKVKPDDVEEIIEKARQHQVVDRLLWKDAKTREKFEKVHEIPFYRKQKKIVLNTNGQVDPESIDDYLDFGGYDALKKTLTLHPEDIVNEIIKSGLRGRGGGGFSTGRKWKSIFESEQTPKYVLCNGDEGDPGAFMDRSVMQGTPHLVLEGMAIAAYAVGSTQGYIYVRDEYPIAIKNLRIAIDAAKKKGFLGDQIMGTDFSFDIKIKRGAGAFVCGESSALMRSIEGKIGEPNEKYVHAAEAGLWKKPSLLNNVETFANVPYIILNGADKYRELGTEGSPGTKVFSLVGKIKNAGLIEVPMGIALREIIYDVGGGISKNRPFKAVQTGGPSGGCIPIDYMDLPIDYDSLTRVGSMMGSGGMIVMDDCDCMVELARYFTRFLMEESCGKCTPCREGLMQVYSILERITRGEGRMEDIELLEELGEYISESALCGLGKSAPNPLLSTLRYFKHEYIDHIENKHCTAGVCKRLTRFEIDPEACKKCGACYKACVVSAIEKADDGTYKINQDKCVKCGECRLSCNFNAITW, from the coding sequence ATGAAAATTAAATTTTTAGTTTGTGGGGATGTGGGCTGCCTGGGAAATGGAAGCCAGGAAATTTATGAGAGGTTTCAGAATCATAAACAGGACTGGTTTGAGATTAAACTGACCGGTTGCCAGGGATTTTGCGCGGCAGGTCCGGTCATTCAGGTACAGCCCGGCGATATCTTTTATCAAAAAGTAAAGCCGGATGATGTTGAAGAAATTATAGAAAAAGCCAGACAGCATCAGGTGGTTGACCGGCTGCTCTGGAAAGATGCCAAAACCAGGGAAAAATTCGAAAAAGTTCATGAGATTCCCTTTTACAGAAAACAGAAAAAAATTGTTTTAAATACCAATGGGCAGGTGGATCCTGAAAGTATTGACGATTATCTTGATTTCGGCGGTTATGATGCATTGAAGAAAACCCTGACGTTGCATCCGGAAGATATCGTAAATGAAATCATAAAGTCAGGACTCAGAGGCCGCGGCGGTGGAGGGTTTTCTACCGGACGCAAATGGAAGAGCATATTCGAATCAGAACAGACGCCTAAGTATGTCCTTTGCAATGGCGATGAGGGCGATCCCGGCGCATTTATGGATCGAAGTGTTATGCAGGGAACACCCCATCTGGTTCTGGAGGGAATGGCCATTGCCGCCTATGCCGTGGGATCGACTCAGGGGTATATATATGTTCGGGATGAATATCCGATTGCCATAAAAAACCTGAGAATTGCGATTGATGCCGCAAAGAAAAAAGGCTTTTTGGGCGATCAAATAATGGGAACTGACTTTTCCTTTGACATCAAAATCAAGCGGGGTGCCGGTGCCTTCGTATGCGGTGAGTCATCTGCGCTGATGCGATCGATTGAGGGGAAAATAGGCGAGCCCAATGAAAAATACGTTCATGCGGCTGAAGCCGGTCTCTGGAAAAAACCCAGTCTGCTCAATAATGTCGAAACCTTTGCCAATGTGCCCTACATCATATTAAATGGTGCCGATAAATACCGCGAACTGGGAACGGAAGGCTCGCCTGGCACCAAAGTGTTTTCGCTGGTCGGCAAGATAAAAAATGCCGGATTGATCGAAGTGCCGATGGGAATAGCGCTTCGTGAAATCATTTATGACGTGGGCGGTGGAATTTCAAAGAACAGACCGTTTAAAGCCGTTCAAACCGGCGGGCCTTCCGGAGGCTGTATCCCGATCGATTATATGGATTTGCCGATCGATTATGATTCCCTGACCCGTGTTGGTTCCATGATGGGCTCCGGTGGCATGATTGTCATGGATGACTGTGACTGTATGGTGGAACTGGCCAGGTATTTTACCAGGTTTCTGATGGAAGAATCCTGCGGTAAATGTACGCCGTGCCGTGAAGGCCTGATGCAGGTATATAGTATCCTCGAACGGATTACACGCGGTGAAGGCAGAATGGAAGATATCGAACTGCTTGAAGAGCTCGGGGAATATATCAGTGAAAGCGCCTTGTGCGGTCTGGGTAAAAGTGCTCCCAATCCGTTGTTGAGTACCCTTCGGTATTTTAAACATGAATATATCGATCATATCGAGAATAAACATTGTACGGCGGGTGTATGCAAGAGGTTGACTCGATTTGAAATTGACCCGGAAGCATGCAAAAAATGCGGAGCATGTTATAAGGCGTGTGTCGTCAGTGCCATTGAAAAAGCAGATGATGGAACGTACAAAATCAATCAGGATAAATGCGTTAAATGCGGTGAATGTAGACTCTCCTGTAACTTTAACGCGATAACATGGTAA